GTAATATTAGAACAACCTATAAATGAAGTCGCGGATTCTGATAGCTGACGATCATCAACTGTTTGGCAATGGTTTGAAAGAACTGTTGAGTAAAGAGAGCTATCTGCAGGTTTTTGGCCCGGAAAAAACACCTCAAAGCATCATTCATGCTGTAAAGCTGCATCACCCCAGCATTCTTTTGCTCGATGTCAACCTCGATGGCATCAATGGTATTGAGCTTGGGGAAATTTTGAAAAAAGATTATCCCGAAATGGCCATTATCATCATCACGATGTATAATCAGGCTCATCTTATTGAGAAAAGTAAAAATGCCGGACTGGATGGTTATCTGCTCAAAGACTGCGAAACCGATGTGCTGCTTCAAAGTATCAACCGGATACTTAACGGAGAGAAGATTTTTGTTACCCAAAAAGATTACGATGTTACACCAGTAGTAAAAGACGACTTCCTGCTACAATATCAGCTTACCGAAAGAGAAAAGGAAATCATAAAGCTTCTGACTCAGGGCAAAAGCAATACCGAGATTGGCGAAAGCCTTTTCCTGAGTTTTCATACCATTAAAACCCACAGGAAAAACATCTATAACAAGTTGGGAATCAGTAATCTTATAGAGCTGGTAGAAATAGCTCAAAAGATGCATTTATAATTCACACCGTAAAAATACCCTTCCATTTTACCTGAAAAATACCCAGTGATTTGGGGTGTTTTAATAATGTAATCTTCAAAAAAACAGACCCAATTTTGGCTATCAAACTTTATACAAAATGATAGCAAAAGAAATCAGTACTTTTAATGTCCTTCTGGGAAAGAAGGTGGACGAAGCCAATGTATTGTTTGAGAGAAAACTCAAAAAGTACCTCTCCGGAGGCCTGAAAAAAGAACAGTACATCAGGTATTTGCAGATGCAGTATCACCTGACCAAAGGAGTGCAGCAAAGTTTTATGGCTGTGGCAGCCAGCCCGGAAGTGAGAAGCTACAAAAAACTCCGGCAGTTTTTGGTGCGGTTTGCCTGGGAAGAAGAAATGCATTACAAACTGGCCGAAAAAGACCTTAAGAACTTAGGAGGCGAAACGGGCGAAATGCCTTTTATCGTGCAATTGTGGTGGGCATACCAAAAAGAGGCTATCGCCCAGAGACCGCTGGAGAGGCTCGGTGCAGCATCAATTCTTGAAAATGTGGGCAACTATGCCGCCCCACTGATCAAAGATTTATTTGCCAATGCTGATTTTATCAATAATCAGAACACCACCTTCACCCGTGTAC
The sequence above is a segment of the Cytophagaceae bacterium genome. Coding sequences within it:
- a CDS encoding response regulator transcription factor gives rise to the protein MKSRILIADDHQLFGNGLKELLSKESYLQVFGPEKTPQSIIHAVKLHHPSILLLDVNLDGINGIELGEILKKDYPEMAIIIITMYNQAHLIEKSKNAGLDGYLLKDCETDVLLQSINRILNGEKIFVTQKDYDVTPVVKDDFLLQYQLTEREKEIIKLLTQGKSNTEIGESLFLSFHTIKTHRKNIYNKLGISNLIELVEIAQKMHL